The genomic region AGAAATTGAATTTAATATGATTTTCCAGCTGTTTAAATCACATCTACGTACATGGATAGCCCTTGCAAAGAACCTCAATGGGGGTTGACATCTTTTTCTCACTGATTCGCTCATACTTTTGTCTTTTAGTGGCGGCTTTGAGGCCTTGCCAGGGCAGAGAACCCAGGTTAAAGTACATGAGCACATAGCCAAGGGACTCTAGATCATCTCGTCGAGATTGCTCTGTGGAAACAAAAGGAAATATACTGTAGAATACCCCCAAAATAAAGAGTCCATAAAGAGAATGGATTTCAGGGGAACCTCTGGTGCCCTTACCAATGCCCAAATGAGTGTTAATGGAGGCATAGCGGGCAGTGCCAGTCAAGTTCTTGTTCTCACGATACGGGATGTGCTGATGTGTTCGGGCGTCACGATACTTTTTGGCCAAGCCGAAGTCTATGATGTAGACCAGGTTTCCCTTCTTGCCAAGCCCCATCAGGAAATTATCAGGTTTAATGTCTCTGTGAATGAAGTTCTTGGAGTGAATGTACTCGATTCTgcttatctgaaaaaaaaaatcaacatgaaaCAAATTGAAAACAATTGTCCCTATGTATAAAATCTATGTTTTTTAATTGATTGCATTTTTTTCTGGGCTAAAATGTTGTTTTAGCACTACAATTTAAGAGGTTTTATGTAGTTTTTCCTCTGAACATTCCCTAACGCTACAAAAATTAAGCCAAAGCTTAAATTCTGCAGCGAGGCATTCAAATAATCAACTAGATTTTACATCCAAATTGTGCATataaatttcattatttattttaatatggtaAAAACTTGCATTTATGACCCTAGAGCATTAAAGGTAGCTTCCATAGCACTTCTATTCAATTGCTATGGTATTCTAAGCGGTTTTAAGCATATTGCTATCCGGATGCTAGGTTGTTCTGAGACTTTATGATATTCCAATCCCTAGATATGGCTCTTTCATTATAAATCTATAGGAGTTTTGCCCTTTTTCTCCACCTAGTCTTGACACACACAAAAGTGACAGAATGCTTCCTTCAAAAAGTCATATCTATAGTAAAACAGTGCAGGGCGAGGGTTTGTGCAAATAACTATCCCTAAGTATGAGTGAtgatataattattttctttatatattttaaatacaattaccATCTGGTCTGCCAGGAGCAGGACTGTTTTAAGTGTGAATTTCCTTGAGCAGAAGTTGAACAGATCTTCCAAGCTTGGACCCAGGAGCTCCATCACCATGACATTGTAGTCCCCTTCAGCACCACACCATTTGATCGAGGGAATACCCACTAAGGTTGAAAGGAGATTGAAGAGCCATGTCTAGAAAGCCATTCGCAGCATAAAAAACGAAAACGGAAGGAAATCAGTTCTCACCTCCACCTTGCATCATCTTATAGAACTTGCTCTCAATATGTAACTGTGGATGTTTAGTCTTCACGCTCTCCAGTTTAATGGCTACCTCCTCTCCTGACGTGATGTTTGCACCtggaagattttattttttacatcatcAGGACACCACGCTTTCATGAAATCTACATCAGTAGCCAATTCATATAAATCATATACTTTTTACCTAAGTAAATGTCACCAAAGGAGCCACTTCCAATCTTTCGCCCAAGACGGTATTTACTCCCAACACGTAACTCCATAATTCCTTCCTTAAAAGCAGCCTAGGAGTCATACAGAATGGTAGTATGATATAGATCAAAAACATTAGTCTCAGACAATTAAAGATCTGCATTTCAGCACACAGCAGATGTAAACAGGATGCTCACTTCAGAATTCCTCACCAGCTCAGATTTAATTCACATttcagactaaaaaaaaaaaaaccgccgCAAATGCAGTCAGCGCTGGCAGTCATGCATCTAACATCTGACATCTGAGTCATGTGATCCGAGAACAGTTGCCGTTCAATCCCTACGAACTTGCAACGAACGGGTTAATATTTAATCTCTGATTATCAATGTGTAAACTGTAAGCGTTCGAATGAGAAATCTATTGAAAAGGACCCATTTACGTGAGTGTTTTATGGCGTTTGCATAATTGAACACACAAGACGTATCTGTCTTCAGCGATTTTTTCAGCC from Carassius carassius chromosome 40, fCarCar2.1, whole genome shotgun sequence harbors:
- the csnk1e gene encoding casein kinase I; this translates as MELRVGSKYRLGRKIGSGSFGDIYLGANITSGEEVAIKLESVKTKHPQLHIESKFYKMMQGGVGIPSIKWCGAEGDYNVMVMELLGPSLEDLFNFCSRKFTLKTVLLLADQMISRIEYIHSKNFIHRDIKPDNFLMGLGKKGNLVYIIDFGLAKKYRDARTHQHIPYRENKNLTGTARYASINTHLGIEQSRRDDLESLGYVLMYFNLGSLPWQGLKAATKRQKYERISEKKMSTPIEVLCKGYPSEFSTYMNICRSLRFDDKPDYSYLRQLFRNLFHRQGFSYDYVFDWNMLKFGSSRTAEDKEKEQRGEGEERDERTGGGPPGSAARALPSGPNLPAPNRVRNGPDPASSTPASRVPQSGNASPRAGRGAERERRVCLRLHRGAPANASPDLPLRHDQIRITPPQVSVPFEHMGK